The following are encoded together in the Triticum dicoccoides isolate Atlit2015 ecotype Zavitan chromosome 6B, WEW_v2.0, whole genome shotgun sequence genome:
- the LOC119323951 gene encoding ribonucleoside-diphosphate reductase large subunit-like, with product MKSFSETVKVMYTHFNERSGLMAPLIADDVYEIIMKNATRLDSEIIYDRDFDYDFFGFKTLERSYLLKVGGKVVERPQHMLMRVSVGIHKDDIESAVKTYHMMSQRWFTHASPTLFNAGTPRPQLSSCFLVCMKDDSIEGIYDTLSECASISKSAGGIGVSIHNVRATGSYIRGTNGTSNGIVPMLRVFNDTARYVDQGGGKRKGAFAIYLEPWHADIYEFLDLRKNHGKEENRARDLFYALWIPDLFMERVQKNEQWSLFCPSEAPGLADCWGDEFQNLYNKYEREGKAKKIVSAQSLWFEILKAQIETGTPYMLYKDSCNRKSNQQNLGTIKSSNLCTEIVEFTSPDETAVCNLASIALPRFVREKGVPIESHPAKLVGSIGSKNRYFDFDKLAEITSIVTWNLNKIIDINYYPIETARRSNMRHRPIGIGVQGLADTFILLGMPFDSPEAQQLNKDIFETIYYHALKASAEIAAKEGPYETYDGCPVSKGILQPDMWNVVPSDRWDWPAIRGMISKVGLRNSLLVAPMPTASTSQILGNNECFEPYTSNIYSRRVLSGEFVVVNKHLLHDLTEMGIWSPVLKNNIIYDDGSVQKITEIPDDLKAIYKTVWEIKQKTVVDMAVDRGCYIDQSQSLNIHMDQANSGKLTSLHFHAWSKGLKTGMYYLRTRAAADAIKFTVDTSLLKDKKPGNAEEEEDLQAKMAQVTCSLNNREDCLSCGS from the exons ATGAAGTCCTTCTCAGAGAC GGTGAAGGTCATGTATACACATTTCAACGAGAGGTCTGGGCTGATGGCTCCCCTGATCGCTGATGACGTCTACGAGATCATCATGAAG AATGCTACACGCCTGGACAGTGAGATAATTTATGATAGAGACTTTGACTACGATTTCTTTGGTTTTAAGACACTTGAGAGGTCTTATCTACTGAAAGTTGGTGGGAAGGTTGTGGAAAGACCACAACATATGTTAATGAGGGTTTCTGTTGGGATACACAAGGATGATATTGAGTCTGCTGTCAAAACATACCACATGATGTCTCAGCGCTGGTTTACTCATGCTTCCCCAACCCTTTTCAATGCTGGCACTCCAAGGCCTCAA TTAAGCAGCTGCTTTCTGGTCTGCATGAAAGACGATAGCATTGAGGGAATTTATGATACTCTCTCGGAATGCGCTTCCATAAGCAAATCTGCTGGAGGGATTGGTGTCTCAATTCACAACGTTCGGGCTACTGGGAGTTACATTCGTGGAACTAATGGAACTTCTAATGGAATTGTACCCATGCTACGTGTTTTCAATGACACTGCACGCTATGTTGATCAAGGCGGAGGCAAGAGAAAAG GTGCATTTGCTATATACTTGGAGCCTTGGCATGCTGATATTTATGAGTTCCTTGATTTGAGAAAGAACCATGGAAAG GAGGAGAATCGTGCCAGGGATCTTTTCTACGCTCTCTGGATTCCTGATTTATTCATGGAAAGGGTGCAAAAAAATGAGCAATGGTCATTATTTTGTCCCAGTGAAGCTCCAGGTTTGGCTGATTGCTGGGGAGATGAGTTTCAGAATCTGTACAACAAATATGAAAGAGAA GGAAAAGCAAAGAAAATTGTTTCAGCACAGTCCCTCTGGTTTGAAATTTTGAAAGCACAGATAGAAACTGGAACACCATATATGCTTTATAAG GACAGTTGCAACAGAAAAAGTAATCAACAAAATCTGGGCACAATTAAGTCTTCCAACTTGTGCACAGAGATAGTTGAGTTCACAAGTCCTGATGAAACTGCTGTGTGCAATCTGGCATCAATTGCTTTGCCACGTTTCGTAAGAGAAAAG GGTGTTCCGATAGAGTCCCATCCAGCTAAGCTTGTTGGCAGCATTGGGTCAAAAAATAGATACTTCGACTTCGATAAATTAGCTGAG ATTACTTCAATTGTTACATGGAATCTCAACAAAATAATTGATATCAACTACTACCCAATTGAGACAGCAAGGAGGTCAAATATGAGGCACAGGCCAATTGGAATAGGTGTTCAAGGCTTAGCAGACACTTTCATTTTACTTGGCATGCCATTCGATTCACCAGAG GCCCAGCAGTTAAACAAGGATATCTTTGAGACTATCTATTATCATGCATTAAAAGCTTCTGCCGAAATTGCCGCAAAAGAAGGCCCTTATGAAACTTATGATGGCTGTCCAGTCAGCAAG GGCATTCTTCAACCTGATATGTGGAATGTAGTGCCATCAGACAGATGGGACTGGCCAGCTATAAGGGGGATGATTTCCAAAGTTGGGTTAAGGAACTCTCTTCTTGTGGCTCCAATGCCCACTGCTTCTACTAGTCAAATTCTTGGTAACAATGAGTGCTTTGAACCATACACGTCGAACATTTACAGTCGAAGAGTTCTAAG TGGTGAGTTTGTTGTAGTGAACAAgcatctcctccatgatctgaccgAGATGGGTATCTGGTCTCCTGTCCTGAAAAACAATATTATCTACGATGATGGCTCTGTCCAAAAGATCACCGAGATCCCAGATGATCTGAAAGCAATCTACAA GACTGTTTGGGAGATCAAGCAGAAAACTGTTGTTGACATGGCCGTCGATCGTGGCTGCTACATCGATCAAAGTCAGAGCCTCAATATCCACATGGATCAAGCAAACTCTGGGAAGCTAACTTCTCTGCACTTCCACGCTTGGTCCAAG GGCCTGAAAACGGGGATGTACTATCTGAGGACACGTGCTGCTGCAGATGCGATCAAATTCACAGTGGACACTAGTCTTCTCAAG GATAAGAAGCCTGGGAAtgccgaggaggaagaggatcTCCAGGCCAAGATGGCGCAGGTGACCTGCTCCCTGAACAACCGTGAGGACTGCTTGTCATGTGGAAGCTAG